A single region of the Stigmatopora argus isolate UIUO_Sarg chromosome 6, RoL_Sarg_1.0, whole genome shotgun sequence genome encodes:
- the LOC144076146 gene encoding dysbindin-like → MSSSSGNLQSKRLASETEGGQRIAEMDATHQLKVRERQRFFEEVFQHDVDVYLSSAHLSIKDYARPPIGSISSMEVNVDMLEQMDLIDISDQEVLDVFLSSGGEDNVLNSTMSVNGNNPEGVITNGLLRHVLEGFESKSCVSSTSLNSSFNSQSNANIGDTCGRVSQDHVISSNKIKRIAPETEEESLTPLSM, encoded by the exons atgagCTCCTCATCGGGCAACCTTCAGAGCAAACGCCTTGCTT CGGAAACAGAGGGAGGTCAGAGGATTGCCGAGATGGACGCCACCCATCAGCTTAAGGTCAGAGAGAGGCAGCGGTTCTTCGAAGAAGTCTTCCAGCACGATGTGGACGTCTACCTGTCCTCAGCACACCTTTCCATTAAAGACTACGCGAGAC CACCCATTGGTAGCATCTCATCCATGGAAGTGAATGTGGACATGCTGGAACAGATGGACCTTATCGACATCTCTGACCAGGAGGTTTTAGATGTTTTCTTGAGCTCTGGCGGAGAAGATAATGTCCTAAACTCCACGATGTCAG TCAATGGAAATAACCCTGAGGGAGTTATCACTAATGGACTCCTTCGACATGTCCTTGAGGGTTTTGAATCCAAATCCTGTGTGTCTTCCACATCTTTAAATTCATCTTTTAACAGCCAGAGCAATGCCAATATTGGTGACACTTGTGGAAGGGTGTCACAAGATCATGTCATTTCTAGCAACAAGATCAAGAGAATAGCACCAGAGACAGAAGAGGAAAGTTTGACACCACTATCAATGTAG
- the LOC144075779 gene encoding protein LSM14 homolog B-like, which translates to MSTRGGVPYIGSKISLISKAQIRYEGILSSVDTERSTVALAKVKSYGTEDRRANSPVPPEVEMYEYIIFRGSDIKDITVSEPVKTHHGLPRDPAIVQSSLGCSSSGYHPRWNPYRDVMPSYNQLANNALLNQQYNAAMGPGFHGIPVRRAPMVEQAVQTVPLTSNALKKGKSSSQSEQFKQTVRPVLRTVSQVQKENVQDQTSSQPSGGKIEGQSTDPQNQRRKQGSRRPRNRSRGQLLVKSSKSTTLKFESDFDFETANAQFKSDLSKESAVEKVGSLEDPESPLAQKETLGLKCYDKSKGFFDNMSSDVKPRRTTWAEQKKLNLETFGVQGSFLKSRGFRGRREQSKAEPRPLPKTDGGRV; encoded by the exons ATGAGTACGCGAGGTGGAGTTCCTTACATTGGCAGCAAAATAAGTCTGATATCTAAGGCACAGATTCGTTATGAAGGTATATTATCATCTGTAGACACGGAAAGGTCCACTGTTGCTTTGGCTAAAG TCAAATCATATGGGACAGAAGATCGGCGCGCGAACAGTCCAGTTCCACCGGAAGTCGAAATGTATGAATACATAATATTTCGAGGAAGTGACATTAAGGATATCACTGTGTCTGAACCAGTGAAAACGCACCATGGGCTCCCTCGAGATCCTGCTATTGTGCAG TCATCTCTTGGATGCTCGTCTAGTGGATATCATCCACGATGGAATCCTTACAGAGACGTAATGCCTTCCTACAATCAGCTGGCCAACAATGCTCTACTCAACCAGCAATACAATGCAGCAATGGGTCCAG GATTTCATGGTATTCCTGTCAGAAGAGCTCCTATGGTTGAGCAAGCAGTTCAGACGGTGCCATTGACCAGCAATGCCCTGAAAAAGGGAAAATCCTCATCTCAGTCGGAGCAGTTCAAACAAACAGTTCGTCCAGTCCTGCGCACAGTTTCCCAAGTTCAGAAAGAGAATGTCCAAG ATCAAACTTCATCACAGCCAAGTGGAGGAAAGATAGAAGGCCAAAGCACGGATCCTCAAAATCAAAGGAGAAAACAAG GAAGTCGTAGGCCCAGAAACCGCAGCCGAGGCCAGCTTCTTGTAAAGAGCTCCAAGTCTACAACTTTAAAGTTTGAGTCTGATTTTGATTTTGAAACTGCAAATGCTCAATTTAAAAGTGATCTCTCAAAGGAGAGTGCAG TTGAGAAAGTGGGCTCATTAGAAGACCCTGAAAGCCCACTTGCACAAAAGGAGACACTTGGGCTTAAATGTTACGACAAGAGTAAGGGCTTTTTTGACAATATGTCATCCGATGTGAAGCCCAG AAGGACCACTTGGGCAGAGCAGAAAAAGTTGAACCTGGAGACTTTTGGAGTGCAAGGAAGTTTCCTGAAATCCAGAGGATTCCGAGGCCGCAGAGAGCAGAGCAAAGCTGAACCACGACCCCTCCCAAAAACTGATGGTGGAAGAGTGTGA